Proteins encoded in a region of the Halosimplex halophilum genome:
- the argC gene encoding N-acetyl-gamma-glutamyl-phosphate reductase, translating into MSYTASVVGGSGFTGGELLRLLAGHPEFEVVQATSRSKENKTVGHAHPNLRDLDLRFSSPEDLESVDALFAATPHGVSMEQIDRFRDAADTVVDLSADFRLDTEAQYDEWYDGHTRPELLDDAVYALPELTREELPGAELIASGGCNATATILGLKPLVEEGILTGDEQVVVDVKVGSSEGGAGGGEASSHPERSGVVRPYAPTGHRHEAEIEQFLGLDVSFTVHAVDMIRGASATCHVFPGEPVSKGDLWGAYRGEYDEEPFVELVAGGGGVYRYPEPKAVAGTNRAEVGFELDPGNRRLVVFSAIDNMMKGSAGQAVHAANVALGIEERAGLEFGGLHPVGAP; encoded by the coding sequence ATGAGCTACACAGCATCGGTCGTCGGCGGCTCGGGCTTCACGGGCGGGGAGCTGCTCCGCCTGCTCGCCGGCCACCCCGAGTTCGAGGTCGTCCAGGCGACCAGCCGCTCGAAGGAGAACAAGACGGTGGGCCACGCCCACCCGAACCTGCGCGACCTCGACCTGCGCTTTTCCTCGCCCGAGGACCTGGAGAGCGTCGACGCCCTGTTCGCCGCGACGCCCCACGGCGTCTCGATGGAGCAGATCGACCGCTTCCGGGACGCGGCCGACACCGTCGTCGACCTCTCGGCGGACTTCCGCCTCGACACCGAGGCGCAGTACGACGAGTGGTACGACGGCCACACGCGCCCCGAGTTGCTGGACGACGCCGTCTACGCGCTCCCGGAGCTGACGCGTGAGGAACTGCCGGGCGCGGAGCTGATCGCCTCCGGCGGGTGTAACGCGACGGCGACGATCCTGGGACTCAAACCGCTCGTGGAGGAGGGCATCCTCACCGGCGACGAGCAGGTCGTCGTCGACGTGAAGGTCGGCTCGTCGGAGGGCGGCGCCGGCGGCGGGGAGGCCTCCTCGCATCCCGAGCGCTCGGGCGTCGTCCGCCCGTACGCGCCGACGGGTCACCGCCACGAGGCCGAGATCGAGCAGTTCCTCGGCCTGGACGTGTCCTTTACCGTCCACGCGGTGGACATGATCCGCGGCGCGAGCGCGACCTGTCACGTCTTCCCGGGCGAGCCCGTCTCGAAGGGCGACCTGTGGGGAGCGTACCGCGGCGAGTACGACGAGGAGCCGTTCGTCGAGCTCGTCGCGGGCGGGGGCGGCGTCTACCGCTACCCCGAGCCGAAGGCGGTCGCGGGGACGAATCGCGCGGAGGTCGGGTTCGAGCTCGACCCCGGAAACAGGCGCCTCGTCGTCTTCTCGGCGATCGACAACATGATGAAAGGTTCGGCGGGGCAGGCGGTCCACGCCGCCAACGTCGCGCTCGGCATCGAGGAACGGGCGGGGCTGGAGTTCGGGGGCCTCCACCCGGTCGGCGCCCCCTGA
- a CDS encoding acetylglutamate/acetylaminoadipate kinase: protein MTTVVKIGGARAVDPAGALADVASLTDEDEDVAVVHGGSTAVDETLERLGIEPEYVETPSGVVGRFTDEDTMEVFEMVFGHLNTQLVAGLQSQGVDAVGLNGVDGKLLYGPRKSAVRVMDDGKRKIKRGDHSGTIKQVNSDLLETLFADGYTPVASPPMAGKDDEEIVPVNTDADRSAAHIAGAVDATLVLLTDVAGIYADPDDPDTLIESVETADEWAALEDAAEGFMERKVMAIQEAIEGGADEVVVADANADDPILSALDGGGTHVYASALSDTADETTADDNADTTEGDT, encoded by the coding sequence GTGACTACAGTCGTCAAGATCGGCGGCGCCCGCGCGGTCGACCCCGCGGGCGCCCTGGCGGACGTTGCATCGCTTACCGACGAGGACGAGGACGTCGCCGTGGTTCACGGCGGCTCCACGGCCGTCGACGAGACGCTCGAACGCCTCGGCATCGAACCGGAGTACGTCGAGACGCCGTCGGGCGTCGTCGGCCGGTTCACCGACGAGGACACCATGGAGGTGTTCGAGATGGTGTTCGGCCACCTCAACACGCAACTCGTCGCGGGGCTGCAGAGCCAGGGCGTCGACGCGGTGGGGCTGAACGGCGTCGACGGCAAACTGCTGTACGGCCCCCGCAAGTCCGCCGTGCGCGTCATGGACGACGGCAAGCGCAAGATCAAGCGGGGGGACCACTCGGGCACGATCAAGCAGGTCAATTCCGATCTGCTGGAGACGCTCTTTGCGGACGGCTACACTCCGGTCGCCAGCCCGCCGATGGCCGGCAAGGACGACGAGGAGATCGTGCCGGTCAACACCGACGCCGACCGCTCGGCTGCGCACATCGCCGGCGCCGTCGACGCGACGCTCGTCCTGCTGACGGACGTGGCGGGGATCTACGCGGACCCCGACGACCCCGACACCCTCATCGAGTCCGTCGAGACGGCCGACGAGTGGGCCGCCCTCGAGGACGCCGCCGAGGGCTTCATGGAGCGGAAGGTGATGGCGATCCAGGAGGCCATCGAGGGCGGTGCGGACGAGGTGGTCGTGGCGGACGCCAACGCCGACGACCCCATCCTGTCGGCGCTCGACGGCGGCGGCACGCACGTCTACGCGTCGGCGCTTTCCGATACTGCGGACGAGACGACTGCGGACGACAACGCGGACACGACGGAGGGAGACACATGA
- a CDS encoding aspartate aminotransferase family protein, translating to MSGFVFSEKPIQIEEGDGTVLYDDGGTEYLDFGASYACVPLGHGHEAVHDAVTEQFEKLTYVQASYPNAARTALYERLADTAPDPIDYTWLCNSGTEANEAALKFARSATGNSKIVATMQGFHGRTMGALATTWKSKYKKPYEPLMGDVEFVPYDDGEELAEAVDDETAAVIVEPVQGEGGINPASAEFLQRAREETEDAGAALIFDEVQTGMGRTGTLWAAEQSGVVPDMITAAKGLGNGFPVGATLCREWIADNYGSHASTFSGGPVVSAAAGATVSTIVEEDLPGHAGDVGAYMQERLEGRIGDDVREVRGEGLMVGVEVGRGANRALKQLAMNHQVLALPAGRTVVRFLPPLTVTEAEVDQVVDAMAEVVGDE from the coding sequence ATGAGCGGATTCGTCTTTTCGGAGAAACCGATCCAGATCGAGGAGGGAGACGGCACAGTCCTGTACGACGACGGCGGCACCGAGTACCTCGACTTCGGGGCCTCCTACGCCTGCGTCCCGCTGGGCCACGGCCACGAGGCGGTCCACGACGCCGTGACCGAGCAGTTCGAGAAGCTGACCTACGTGCAGGCCTCCTACCCCAACGCCGCGCGGACGGCGCTGTACGAGCGGCTCGCCGACACGGCGCCCGACCCCATCGACTACACGTGGCTCTGCAACTCGGGGACGGAGGCCAACGAGGCGGCGCTGAAGTTCGCCCGCTCGGCCACCGGCAACTCGAAGATCGTCGCGACGATGCAGGGGTTCCACGGCCGGACGATGGGGGCGCTGGCGACGACCTGGAAGAGCAAGTACAAGAAACCGTACGAGCCGCTGATGGGCGACGTGGAGTTCGTCCCCTACGACGACGGCGAGGAACTCGCCGAGGCCGTCGACGACGAGACCGCGGCCGTGATCGTCGAACCCGTGCAGGGCGAGGGCGGCATCAACCCCGCCTCCGCCGAGTTCCTCCAGCGGGCCCGCGAGGAGACCGAAGACGCCGGTGCGGCGCTGATATTCGACGAGGTGCAGACCGGCATGGGCCGGACCGGCACGCTGTGGGCGGCCGAGCAGTCCGGCGTCGTCCCGGACATGATCACCGCCGCGAAGGGCCTCGGGAACGGCTTCCCGGTCGGCGCGACGCTCTGTCGCGAGTGGATCGCCGACAACTACGGCAGCCACGCCTCGACGTTCTCGGGCGGTCCCGTCGTCTCCGCGGCGGCCGGCGCGACCGTCTCGACCATCGTCGAGGAGGACCTGCCGGGCCACGCCGGCGACGTGGGCGCGTACATGCAGGAGCGCCTGGAAGGGCGGATCGGCGACGACGTGCGCGAGGTGCGCGGCGAGGGGCTGATGGTCGGCGTCGAGGTCGGCCGCGGCGCCAACCGCGCGCTGAAGCAACTCGCGATGAACCACCAGGTGCTGGCGCTGCCCGCGGGCCGGACCGTCGTGCGGTTCCTCCCGCCGCTGACCGTCACCGAGGCGGAGGTCGACCAGGTGGTCGACGCCATGGCGGAGGTCGTCGGCGATGAGTGA